One genomic segment of Arachis duranensis cultivar V14167 chromosome 4, aradu.V14167.gnm2.J7QH, whole genome shotgun sequence includes these proteins:
- the LOC107483414 gene encoding uncharacterized protein LOC107483414, whose product MEGGDEGVEMVAETKDLQQQTKAFDKLTDRVEDRQLDSTRVQEAMASIAASAQADWNAMRLREKELAAVKINAADVDIIANELELDKKVAERTLREHKGDAVAAIRHLLQ is encoded by the exons atggaGGGCGGAGACGAAGGAGTGGAGATGGTAGCGGAGACGAAGGATCTTCAGCAGCAGACTAAGGCCTTCGACAAGCTCACCGACCGCGTCGAAGATCGCCAGCTCGATTCCACTCGCGTCCAAGAGGCCATGGCCTCCATTGCTGCCTCTGCTCAAGCTGACTGGAACGCCATGCGTTTAAG GGAGAAAGAATTAGCAGCTGTTAAGATAAATGCAGCTGATGTTGATATAATTGCAAATGAACTGGAG TTGGATAAAAAGGTAGCAGAAAGAACTTTGCGCGAGCATAAAGGTGATGCAGTTGCTGCCATTCGTCACTTGCTTCAGTAG